The Gammaproteobacteria bacterium genome has a segment encoding these proteins:
- a CDS encoding gamma-glutamylcyclotransferase, whose amino-acid sequence MKAGSLYFAYGSNLNPADWQRFCRKHGEDPGVLRPVGPGWLPDYRPVYHYRSASRGGGALDVTPERSHATPGLLFEIRPEGWRVLDHKEGAPNFYARQGVAVLLGAGEIVSAITYCVTPGRREAAFIPPSADYSALVAAGLLQWGLPTAAHAAAAAGHAPQPLIHHLFVYGLLQSAWGATRTIPGVSSCGRATAPGQLFDLGAYPGWQPSVNANADVVGELLEMENPDEALAQTDRIEGCHGYQDTSRFRRVLLRATAADGTVALAWCYRYMGAVSGGPIRGGAWPPVPVAADVGVALSGVSV is encoded by the coding sequence ATGAAAGCGGGAAGTCTGTACTTCGCCTATGGCTCGAATCTGAACCCGGCCGACTGGCAGCGCTTCTGCAGGAAACATGGCGAAGACCCCGGTGTGCTGCGGCCCGTCGGGCCTGGCTGGCTGCCCGACTATCGGCCCGTCTACCACTATCGCTCGGCCTCACGCGGTGGAGGTGCCTTGGACGTTACACCGGAGCGCAGTCACGCCACACCGGGATTGCTGTTCGAGATCCGGCCCGAGGGCTGGCGCGTGCTCGATCACAAGGAAGGGGCGCCGAACTTCTACGCCCGCCAGGGCGTTGCTGTACTGCTCGGCGCCGGAGAGATCGTGTCAGCGATCACCTACTGCGTGACACCGGGCCGGCGTGAAGCAGCATTCATCCCCCCGAGTGCGGACTACTCAGCCCTGGTGGCAGCAGGACTGCTGCAGTGGGGGCTGCCCACCGCAGCGCACGCGGCGGCGGCCGCCGGTCACGCACCGCAACCGCTGATTCACCATCTCTTTGTCTACGGCCTGCTGCAGTCTGCCTGGGGCGCGACCCGCACCATTCCTGGGGTCAGCTCCTGCGGCCGTGCCACGGCACCGGGCCAGCTCTTCGACCTCGGCGCCTACCCCGGCTGGCAGCCGAGTGTGAACGCCAACGCCGATGTGGTCGGCGAGCTTCTGGAGATGGAAAACCCTGATGAGGCACTGGCGCAGACCGACCGCATCGAGGGTTGTCACGGCTACCAGGACACCTCGCGCTTTCGGCGAGTCTTACTGCGCGCCACAGCGGCTGACGGCACCGTCGCCCTAGCCTGGTGCTATCGCTATATGGGTGCGGTTAGCGGTGGCCCAATCCGCGGTGGCGCCTGGCCTCCGGTGCCGGTGGCCGCCGACGTTGGTGTGGCACTGAGCGGGGTCAGTGTTTGA
- a CDS encoding HigA family addiction module antitoxin, translating into MAMRTKRLPNVHPGEVLREEFLQPLGLTSYRLAKELHVTQPRVNDLVLEKRGITADMALRLGTYFGTSPEFWMNLQQSYELEEAQRAAGASVRRIQPRQKAAAGQTARP; encoded by the coding sequence ATGGCCATGAGGACAAAGCGCTTGCCGAACGTGCATCCCGGGGAGGTCCTCCGGGAAGAGTTCCTGCAGCCGCTGGGACTGACCTCCTATCGCCTCGCCAAGGAGCTGCACGTGACGCAGCCCCGGGTCAATGACCTAGTGCTGGAGAAGCGGGGTATTACCGCGGATATGGCCCTGCGCCTTGGAACCTATTTCGGGACGAGCCCGGAGTTCTGGATGAACCTGCAGCAGAGCTATGAGCTGGAGGAGGCCCAGAGGGCGGCGGGCGCCAGTGTCCGGCGGATCCAGCCAAGGCAGAAAGCGGCGGCCGGTCAGACTGCCAGGCCATAG
- a CDS encoding VWA domain-containing protein, producing the protein MIFEWPVLLWAWLLLPGLALAWMAMTRRRQRWALAAMRWRGSAAAAVPRSRRILPPALYLVALTVLIAAMARPVAVVSLPALRDVIILAIDVSNSMRADDVAPTRLAVAQQAAREFIAEQPATTQIGVVAFAETALEVQRPTTNREDLLAAIDRLEPQAGTAVGEAILVGLQALFPKEMFDVDVPEADQPLGDSSTESAKTGQPPARAPGAETSVAIVLLSDGATTAGRDPVAAAQVAADRGVRVFTVGLGTEEGAVVRHEGVAMRVQMDTQTLKQIADVTLARFFTADNAEELRAIYSDVSARLVTETRETEISAAFVAVAALLALQAAALSVLWFNRIL; encoded by the coding sequence GTGATCTTTGAGTGGCCGGTGCTGCTCTGGGCGTGGCTGCTGTTGCCGGGGCTGGCGCTCGCCTGGATGGCGATGACGCGGCGCCGGCAACGGTGGGCGCTCGCCGCCATGCGTTGGCGCGGGAGCGCGGCAGCCGCCGTGCCGCGATCGCGGCGCATCCTGCCGCCGGCGCTGTATCTCGTCGCGCTGACCGTACTGATCGCGGCGATGGCGCGGCCCGTCGCGGTGGTGAGTCTGCCGGCGCTGCGCGATGTGATCATCCTCGCCATCGACGTTTCCAACAGCATGCGGGCCGACGACGTGGCGCCGACGCGCCTGGCGGTTGCGCAGCAGGCGGCGCGCGAGTTCATCGCGGAACAGCCCGCGACCACGCAGATCGGCGTAGTCGCCTTCGCCGAGACCGCGCTCGAGGTGCAGCGGCCCACCACGAACCGCGAGGACCTGCTCGCAGCCATCGACCGGCTCGAGCCACAGGCGGGCACCGCCGTGGGCGAGGCGATCCTGGTCGGCCTGCAGGCGCTGTTTCCCAAGGAGATGTTCGACGTGGATGTGCCCGAGGCGGACCAGCCGCTCGGGGATAGTTCCACCGAGTCGGCGAAGACCGGTCAACCGCCCGCAAGAGCCCCGGGCGCGGAGACCTCCGTCGCCATCGTGCTGCTCAGCGACGGCGCCACCACCGCCGGGCGGGATCCGGTGGCCGCTGCGCAGGTTGCGGCGGATCGGGGCGTGCGTGTGTTTACGGTCGGGCTCGGAACGGAGGAGGGCGCGGTGGTCCGGCACGAGGGTGTCGCCATGCGTGTGCAGATGGACACGCAGACACTGAAGCAGATTGCCGACGTGACCCTGGCGCGCTTCTTCACGGCCGATAATGCCGAGGAACTGCGTGCCATCTACAGTGACGTCAGCGCGCGCCTGGTGACGGAAACCCGCGAGACGGAGATCAGCGCGGCCTTCGTCGCCGTTGCCGCCCTGCTGGCGCTGCAGGCAGCGGCCCTGTCGGTGCTGTGGTTCAACCGCATCCTGTGA
- the alaS gene encoding alanine--tRNA ligase gives MKTEQIRQRFLDYFAANGHRIVPSSPLVPGNDPTLLFTNAGMVQFKDVFLGRDPREYQRATSSQRCVRAGGKHNDLENVGYTTRHHTFFEMLGNFSFGDYFKREAIEFAWELVTKEFAIPRERLWVTVFREDDEAADLWVRHIGVDPKRVTRRDERDNFWSMGDTGPCGPCTEIFYDHGPGVAGGPPGSPDEEGDRYVEIWNLVFMQFDRAGDGKLTPLPKPSVDTGMGLERIAAVLQGVHSNYDIDLFRNLIDAAAEITHAKDRDSASLRVIADHIRAASFLVCDGVLPGNEGRGYVLRRIIRRALRHGYELGVEGPFFHRLVAPLEQEMGRAFPELTRAATHVGRVLEAEEQRFAETLAKGMRILEDALAGLSGRQLPGDVVFRLYDTYGFPVDLTADVVRARGIAIDREGFELAMNEQRERARAASRFEMSQATTLQLSQKSAFTGYDRLVDRGRVTAILRGDGPAQSLDSGAAGALVLDCTPFYAESGGQVGDQGVIHAGGFRFRVEDTQKSGEAHLHIGVCEAGSISVGAEVEAEVDAAARNATVLNHSATHLLHATLRSVLGSHVTQKGSLVAPDRLRFDFSHYEAVSAGQLAEIERRVNAGIRANLPGETRLMKYDEAVASGAMALFGEKYGDQVRVLRFGEFSTELCGGTHVARTGDIGVFKIAGESGIAAGIRRIEAVTGQLALDRVAAEEATLAQLSSLLKGGREDLEPKVRQLLERNRALDKEVQQLKAKLAGGAGSTDLAGHATTVAGVKLLAHRLDDGTDPKTLREVVDRMKDKLGSAVVVLAAVDPQGPKVSLAAGVTRDLSGRIKAGELVSAVAEKVGGRGGGRPDFAQAGGNDPAALNEALAAVAGWVEARL, from the coding sequence ATGAAAACCGAGCAGATCAGACAGCGCTTCCTCGACTACTTCGCCGCCAACGGCCACCGCATCGTGCCGAGCTCGCCGCTCGTGCCAGGCAACGACCCGACGCTGCTCTTTACCAATGCGGGCATGGTGCAGTTCAAAGACGTCTTCCTCGGCCGCGACCCGCGCGAGTACCAGCGCGCGACGAGCTCGCAGCGCTGCGTGCGCGCCGGCGGCAAGCACAACGACCTGGAGAACGTGGGCTACACGACGCGACATCACACGTTCTTCGAAATGCTCGGCAACTTCAGCTTCGGTGACTACTTCAAGCGCGAAGCGATCGAGTTCGCCTGGGAGCTGGTCACGAAGGAGTTCGCCATTCCCCGCGAACGTCTGTGGGTCACGGTGTTCCGCGAAGACGACGAAGCGGCCGACCTGTGGGTCAGGCACATCGGGGTGGACCCGAAGCGCGTGACCCGGCGCGACGAACGCGACAACTTCTGGTCCATGGGCGATACCGGCCCCTGCGGACCGTGCACCGAGATCTTCTACGACCACGGCCCGGGCGTCGCCGGCGGCCCGCCCGGCTCCCCCGATGAGGAGGGTGACCGCTACGTCGAGATCTGGAACCTTGTGTTCATGCAGTTCGATCGTGCCGGTGACGGCAAGCTCACGCCGTTGCCCAAGCCCTCGGTGGACACCGGCATGGGGCTCGAGCGCATCGCCGCCGTCCTGCAGGGCGTGCACAGCAACTACGACATCGATCTGTTCAGGAACCTGATCGACGCGGCGGCGGAGATCACCCACGCGAAGGATCGCGACTCGGCGTCGCTGCGCGTCATCGCCGATCACATCCGCGCGGCGAGCTTCCTGGTCTGCGACGGCGTGCTGCCTGGCAACGAGGGACGCGGCTACGTGCTCCGGCGCATCATCCGGCGCGCACTGCGTCACGGCTACGAACTCGGCGTCGAGGGGCCGTTTTTCCACCGGCTGGTCGCACCGCTCGAGCAGGAAATGGGTCGCGCGTTCCCGGAACTCACCAGGGCCGCGACGCATGTCGGGCGCGTGCTCGAGGCCGAGGAACAGCGTTTTGCCGAGACGCTCGCGAAGGGCATGCGCATCCTCGAAGATGCGCTGGCCGGGCTCTCCGGCCGGCAACTGCCCGGCGACGTCGTATTCAGGCTCTACGACACCTACGGCTTTCCCGTGGACCTCACCGCGGACGTGGTCCGCGCGCGCGGCATCGCCATCGACCGCGAGGGCTTCGAGCTGGCCATGAACGAGCAGCGTGAGCGCGCCCGCGCGGCGAGCCGGTTCGAGATGAGCCAGGCGACGACGTTGCAGCTCTCGCAGAAAAGCGCGTTCACCGGTTATGACCGGCTGGTCGATCGCGGGCGTGTGACCGCCATCCTGAGGGGCGACGGGCCGGCGCAATCACTCGACAGCGGCGCGGCCGGCGCGCTCGTGCTCGACTGCACGCCGTTCTACGCCGAGAGCGGCGGGCAGGTCGGCGACCAGGGCGTGATCCACGCCGGCGGGTTCCGCTTTCGCGTGGAGGACACGCAGAAGAGCGGCGAGGCGCATCTGCATATCGGCGTGTGTGAGGCGGGCAGCATCAGCGTCGGCGCGGAGGTCGAAGCCGAGGTGGATGCGGCGGCCCGCAACGCCACCGTCCTCAATCACTCGGCGACCCACCTCCTGCACGCCACGCTGCGCAGCGTGCTCGGCAGTCACGTGACGCAGAAAGGTTCGCTCGTGGCGCCGGACCGGCTGCGCTTCGATTTCTCGCACTACGAGGCGGTCTCGGCCGGACAACTCGCCGAGATCGAGCGCCGGGTCAATGCCGGCATCCGCGCCAACCTGCCCGGCGAGACTCGCCTCATGAAATACGACGAAGCGGTTGCCAGTGGCGCGATGGCGCTCTTCGGCGAAAAGTACGGCGACCAGGTGCGTGTGCTGCGCTTCGGGGAGTTCTCCACGGAACTGTGCGGCGGCACCCACGTGGCGCGCACCGGCGACATCGGGGTGTTCAAGATCGCGGGCGAGTCGGGCATCGCCGCCGGCATCCGCCGTATCGAGGCGGTCACCGGGCAACTCGCGCTCGACCGGGTCGCCGCGGAGGAGGCCACGCTCGCGCAGCTAAGCAGCTTGCTCAAGGGCGGGCGCGAGGATCTCGAGCCGAAGGTCCGCCAGTTGCTGGAACGAAACCGCGCACTCGACAAGGAAGTGCAGCAGCTCAAGGCAAAGCTCGCCGGCGGCGCCGGCAGCACCGACCTGGCGGGACACGCCACCACGGTGGCGGGCGTGAAGTTGCTCGCCCACCGCCTCGACGACGGCACCGACCCGAAGACGCTGCGCGAGGTCGTCGACCGCATGAAAGACAAGCTCGGCTCGGCCGTCGTCGTGCTCGCCGCCGTCGACCCGCAGGGGCCGAAGGTGTCTCTTGCCGCCGGCGTCACCCGGGATCTCAGTGGCCGGATCAAGGCCGGCGAACTGGTCAGCGCAGTCGCGGAGAAGGTCGGCGGCAGGGGCGGCGGGCGCCCGGATTTCGCGCAGGCCGGCGGCAACGATCCGGCGGCGCTCAACGAGGCGCTCGCGGCGGTCGCAGGCTGGGTCGAAGCGCGCCTGTAA
- a CDS encoding VWA domain-containing protein: MSFLSPGLLWLLAFLPLLPVLYVLALRRRKSGTLRFPDMDLLRQAAAGRRAWRRHVPPAVLFLAFIAMLLAIARPAAVLTLPSERAVVVLAIDVSGSMRAADVPPDRMTVAKEAARAFVADQPRTTRIGLVAFSTSAMIAEEPTIVREDVLAAIDNLRPQRFTAAGSGLVAALQAIFPDDPLDISRLSAARSELQPAPLGTPQVEDEPGFKPVPPGSNTSAVIVLLSDGRTNVGVDPLDAARLAADRGVRVFTVGFGTAEGGYVDFGGGWMRTQLDEETLKAIAEITGGKYFHAGTADALRSAYETMTTQFVAETRRTEITAFAAALALLLLVLAIGLSMAMSQ; the protein is encoded by the coding sequence GTGAGCTTTCTTTCCCCCGGACTGCTGTGGCTGCTCGCATTCCTGCCGCTGTTGCCGGTGCTGTACGTGCTGGCATTGCGCCGGCGCAAGTCCGGGACGCTGCGCTTCCCCGACATGGATCTCCTGCGGCAGGCGGCAGCCGGCCGCAGGGCCTGGCGCCGCCATGTGCCGCCCGCCGTCTTGTTCCTGGCGTTCATCGCCATGCTGCTGGCCATCGCGCGGCCAGCGGCCGTGCTCACGCTGCCGTCCGAGCGCGCCGTGGTGGTGCTTGCCATCGATGTCTCCGGCAGCATGCGCGCCGCCGACGTGCCGCCCGATCGCATGACCGTCGCCAAGGAGGCCGCGCGCGCGTTCGTCGCCGATCAACCGCGGACCACGCGCATCGGCCTGGTGGCGTTCTCCACGTCGGCCATGATCGCGGAGGAGCCCACCATCGTGCGCGAGGACGTGCTGGCGGCGATCGACAACCTGCGCCCGCAGCGGTTCACCGCCGCCGGCAGCGGCCTCGTGGCCGCCTTGCAGGCGATCTTTCCCGACGATCCGCTCGACATCTCGCGCTTGTCCGCGGCGCGCAGCGAGCTGCAGCCGGCGCCACTGGGCACACCGCAGGTAGAGGACGAGCCCGGCTTCAAGCCCGTACCGCCGGGCAGCAATACCTCGGCCGTCATCGTGCTCCTCAGCGACGGGCGGACCAATGTCGGGGTCGATCCCCTGGATGCCGCGCGCCTGGCGGCGGATCGGGGTGTGCGCGTGTTCACGGTGGGCTTCGGCACGGCCGAGGGCGGCTATGTCGATTTCGGCGGCGGCTGGATGCGTACGCAGCTCGACGAGGAAACGCTCAAGGCGATCGCGGAGATCACCGGCGGCAAGTACTTTCACGCCGGCACTGCGGACGCGCTCAGGAGCGCCTACGAAACGATGACGACCCAGTTCGTCGCCGAGACCCGGCGCACCGAGATCACTGCGTTCGCCGCGGCGCTGGCGCTGCTGCTGCTCGTGCTGGCCATCGGCCTGAGCATGGCCATGTCGCAATGA
- a CDS encoding ComEA family DNA-binding protein: MWLVRDLGFSTTSREATLRVNVNIATLDELETLPGIGPSLAQLIVAGRPYESIDELTRVKGIGPATVESLRPFVKVSGDTETIRD; the protein is encoded by the coding sequence GTGTGGCTGGTTCGTGATCTTGGTTTCTCCACCACGTCACGTGAAGCTACTCTGCGCGTCAACGTGAACATCGCGACTCTCGATGAACTCGAGACACTACCCGGTATCGGTCCTTCGCTGGCACAGCTGATTGTTGCCGGTCGCCCTTACGAGAGCATCGACGAACTAACCCGGGTGAAGGGCATCGGACCCGCTACGGTTGAAAGCCTGCGCCCGTTTGTGAAAGTGTCGGGCGACACCGAAACGATCCGAGATTAG
- the csrA gene encoding carbon storage regulator CsrA produces the protein MLILTRRVGETVIIGNDVDVTVLGVKGNQVRLGVKAPREVSVHREEIFQRICREQKNGNGAGDHGVATVID, from the coding sequence ATGCTGATCCTTACGAGGCGGGTGGGCGAAACGGTCATCATCGGCAACGACGTCGATGTCACGGTGCTCGGGGTCAAAGGCAACCAGGTGCGGCTCGGCGTGAAAGCGCCTCGCGAGGTGAGCGTGCACCGCGAGGAGATCTTCCAGCGCATCTGCCGCGAGCAGAAAAACGGCAACGGCGCGGGCGATCACGGCGTGGCGACCGTCATCGACTGA
- a CDS encoding MoxR family ATPase produces the protein MNDTNSSTDIAPLMQRVLYEVKKVVVGQDHFLERVLVAMLAQGHLLVEGVPGLAKTLTVKTLARTLQGSFKRIQFTPDLVPADLVGTRIYSQKTGDFSVALGPVFTNLLLADEINRAPAKVQSALLEVMQEYQVTIAGETYKVPQPFLVMATQNPIESEGTYPLPEAQVDRFMMKVLVGYPTTDEEFVIVERVTGVAPVLAAVASMEQLAGLQQQCRRVFVDPALITYVVRLVAATRNPEHAGLKELSRYVTYGASPRASIHLIEGGRALAYLRGRDYVLPEDLTDLAPDVLRHRLVLSYEALTENMTPDEVIRRLMARIVPPAKPLESQRQSAGTSIAR, from the coding sequence ATGAACGACACGAACAGTTCCACCGATATCGCCCCGTTGATGCAGCGGGTGCTCTACGAGGTGAAGAAGGTGGTGGTCGGCCAGGACCACTTTCTCGAACGGGTGCTCGTGGCGATGCTGGCGCAGGGCCACCTGCTGGTCGAGGGCGTGCCGGGGCTGGCCAAGACGCTGACGGTGAAGACGCTGGCCCGTACCCTGCAAGGCAGCTTCAAGCGCATCCAGTTCACGCCGGATCTCGTGCCGGCGGACCTCGTCGGCACACGGATCTACAGCCAGAAGACCGGCGATTTCTCCGTCGCGCTCGGTCCGGTGTTCACCAACCTCCTGCTCGCCGACGAAATCAACCGCGCGCCGGCCAAGGTGCAGAGCGCGCTGCTGGAGGTGATGCAGGAGTATCAGGTCACCATTGCCGGCGAGACTTATAAGGTGCCCCAGCCGTTCCTGGTCATGGCCACGCAGAATCCGATCGAGAGCGAGGGCACCTACCCGCTGCCCGAAGCGCAGGTCGATCGCTTCATGATGAAGGTGCTGGTGGGCTATCCGACCACGGATGAGGAGTTCGTCATCGTCGAGCGCGTCACGGGCGTGGCGCCGGTACTGGCGGCGGTGGCGTCCATGGAGCAGTTGGCCGGCTTGCAGCAACAATGCCGGCGGGTATTCGTCGATCCCGCGCTCATCACCTATGTGGTGCGCCTGGTGGCTGCGACGCGCAATCCCGAACACGCCGGGTTGAAGGAGCTCTCGCGCTACGTCACCTACGGGGCGAGCCCGCGCGCGTCCATCCATCTCATCGAGGGTGGCCGCGCGCTCGCGTACCTGCGCGGGCGCGACTACGTGCTGCCCGAGGATCTGACCGACCTCGCGCCCGACGTGCTGCGCCATCGCCTGGTGCTATCCTACGAGGCGCTCACGGAGAACATGACGCCCGACGAGGTCATCCGCCGGCTGATGGCGCGGATCGTGCCCCCCGCCAAGCCGCTTGAGAGCCAACGGCAGAGTGCTGGTACTTCGATCGCCCGGTAA
- a CDS encoding DUF58 domain-containing protein, with product MSALPPTPEAVLRHLEWTVLRRLDGLLHGSYRTLFRGAGLDLADVREYQPHDDVRHIDWNVTARLQSLHVRQYMEDREVVTWFLLDLSPSVDFGTDASKRDILNHFVAVLARVLTRHGNPVGAIIYGAGIEAVIAPRTGRRHVLHFLHALMSRPGLPKAPRTDLGELLRAAIRIMPRRSLVFLVSDFISTPGWAQPLAQLSRRHEVVAVRLYDPAEVELPAFGMTVVQDAETGEQMFVDSGDRGFRRRFAEAAGRREAQIMTALATAGVDALELSTGDDLMETLLRFAALRKRRGLSTVGLARHLERPA from the coding sequence ATGTCCGCGTTACCGCCGACCCCCGAGGCTGTTCTGCGCCACCTCGAATGGACGGTGCTGCGGCGGCTGGACGGGTTGCTCCACGGCAGTTATCGCACGCTGTTTCGCGGGGCGGGGCTGGATCTCGCCGATGTGCGCGAGTACCAGCCGCACGACGACGTGCGCCACATCGACTGGAACGTGACCGCGCGCCTGCAGTCGCTGCACGTGCGTCAGTACATGGAGGACCGCGAGGTCGTCACCTGGTTCCTGCTGGACTTGAGCCCTTCGGTGGACTTCGGCACGGACGCCAGCAAGCGCGACATCCTCAACCACTTCGTTGCGGTGCTGGCGCGCGTGCTGACGCGCCATGGCAACCCCGTGGGCGCGATCATCTACGGCGCCGGCATCGAGGCCGTGATCGCGCCGCGCACCGGTCGGCGCCACGTGCTGCACTTCCTGCACGCGCTGATGAGCCGCCCGGGTTTGCCGAAGGCGCCGCGCACCGACCTCGGTGAGCTGTTGCGCGCCGCCATCCGGATCATGCCGCGCCGCTCGCTGGTGTTCCTGGTCTCGGATTTCATCAGCACGCCGGGCTGGGCGCAGCCGCTCGCGCAGCTGAGCCGCCGGCACGAAGTGGTGGCCGTGCGCCTGTACGACCCGGCCGAAGTGGAGCTGCCGGCGTTCGGCATGACGGTGGTGCAGGATGCCGAGACCGGCGAGCAGATGTTCGTCGATTCCGGCGATCGGGGTTTTCGCCGACGCTTTGCCGAAGCCGCCGGGCGGCGCGAGGCGCAGATCATGACGGCGCTCGCCACTGCCGGGGTCGACGCGCTGGAGCTGTCCACCGGCGACGATCTCATGGAGACGTTGCTGCGTTTTGCGGCCCTGCGCAAGCGTCGCGGTCTGTCCACGGTCGGCCTGGCGCGTCACCTCGAGCGACCGGCGTGA
- a CDS encoding trypsin-like peptidase domain-containing protein, whose protein sequence is MKRTSLYSRSPRTRREMPDGAGPPSAPPPSWRARLAAFARRHDRPLLLGSGLLAALLAVGIYALVTPAPQTLTQRDIDAAVLHTLKKQPPEPSRAATAYEIIRPSVVLVRRLSENGKSANAGDEQVRNEAGKRAAPAAPGSAGKEPDHPADPATDHGDAVGKFSVRGVGTGVVFSEDGMIFTNVHVIAGAEKVGVVFFDGTESDVEVLDVQPEHDLAIIRATTLPDDLFPATLRSTRGLKTGDEVLAVGFPFGIGPTATFGVVSGLRRQHYSEEGQRNLIDLIQFDAAANPGSSGGPLVTREGDVVGIVTSILNPIDEGFFVGIAFAVPIENAAAAAGVSPF, encoded by the coding sequence ATGAAACGCACGTCGCTCTACAGCAGGTCCCCCCGCACCCGCCGCGAGATGCCGGACGGTGCAGGGCCGCCATCCGCGCCACCGCCATCGTGGCGAGCCCGCCTGGCGGCGTTTGCGCGGCGCCATGATCGTCCGCTGCTGCTCGGCTCGGGCCTGCTGGCCGCGCTGCTGGCGGTCGGCATCTACGCGCTGGTCACACCGGCGCCGCAGACGCTGACACAGCGGGATATCGATGCGGCCGTGTTGCACACGCTGAAGAAGCAGCCGCCCGAGCCCTCCCGCGCGGCCACCGCCTACGAGATCATTCGTCCGTCCGTGGTGCTGGTGCGCCGCTTGAGCGAGAACGGCAAGAGCGCGAACGCCGGAGACGAGCAGGTTCGCAATGAAGCGGGCAAGCGAGCGGCGCCGGCAGCGCCAGGTTCGGCCGGCAAGGAGCCGGACCATCCGGCCGATCCGGCCACGGACCACGGCGACGCGGTGGGGAAGTTCTCGGTGCGCGGGGTCGGCACCGGGGTGGTGTTCTCCGAGGACGGCATGATCTTCACCAACGTGCACGTCATCGCCGGTGCCGAGAAGGTCGGCGTGGTGTTCTTCGACGGCACGGAGTCCGATGTCGAGGTGCTCGATGTTCAGCCCGAGCATGACCTGGCCATCATCAGGGCTACGACCTTGCCCGACGATCTTTTCCCGGCGACGCTGCGTTCGACGAGGGGCCTGAAAACCGGCGACGAGGTGCTGGCGGTGGGCTTTCCCTTCGGCATCGGCCCCACGGCCACCTTCGGCGTGGTGTCGGGGCTCAGGCGCCAGCACTACTCCGAGGAAGGCCAGCGCAACCTGATCGATCTCATCCAGTTCGATGCGGCCGCGAATCCGGGCAGCTCCGGCGGCCCGCTCGTCACGCGCGAGGGCGACGTGGTGGGTATCGTCACGTCCATTCTCAATCCCATCGACGAGGGTTTCTTCGTCGGCATCGCCTTTGCCGTGCCCATCGAGAACGCGGCAGCGGCGGCGGGCGTTTCGCCCTTCTGA